The Geothrix sp. DNA segment TCCGGCTTCGCGAAGTTCGTGGTGAAGCAGTCCAGCCTCACCCCCTGGTTCACGAACTCCTGCTTCGAGAACGGGCAGGCGAATCCCGCGCCCTGGGTGCTGGAGCAGGGATTCAACGGCTCCAGCGTCGCGGCCGTCCCCTACCCGACGCCCCAGACCTTCAGCACCACCACCGGGCAGATGAATTCGTACTCCATCAGCTGGAACCAGGCCGCGGTGGACAGCGCCCTGGTCCACAGCGCGGCGCACGCGGCCGATGCCAACGTTCCGGCCATCGCCTCGGTGCTGGACGGCGACTACAGCTTCATGGTGAACAACCCCGCCAACGGGGCCCACATCAGCCGGATGTACGAAACCATCACCGTGCCGACCACCGTGGCCAACCCCAAGCTCACCTTCTACTGGGCCGCCGCCATGCAGAGCGCGGGCCACGTCCCGGCCCAGCTGCCCTACGTGGACATCCTGGTGCAGGACGTGACGAACAACTATGAAGTCCTCTACTTCGTCCACCACTATCCGCCCAGCACGGTCGGAGCGACGACGTACACCGATGGTTATCCCGGCTGGATCGCGGGCAATGGCACCGGCGCCAACCAGTGGTACGGCATCAACTGGCAGAAAGTCGGTCTGAACCTCGGCGCCAGCCGCCAGGGCCACCAGCTGAAGATCACGGTCATGGCCGCCGACTGCAACCAGGGCGGGCATGGCGGCTACGCCTACATCGACAACATCGGCTGCAACTAGCACCGGGTTCGGATTTTCTTTGGAGTTGTCATGCGCACTGCCGTCTCGACGCTGATGCTTGCCCTTGCCGCCAACCTAAGCGCTGCCGGCCCAGTCGCGCCCGCCCAGGAGTTCAACTGGGTCCAGGGCCAGCTGGCCTACCTGTCCCAGCAGAACTCCGCCTGCATGAAGGACTCCCCGGGCTTCGGCCTGGGGGGCGGCCAGTGGTTCATGCCCCGGTGGGGCTGGGAGGCCACCTTCCTCCACGGTCGCCTCGAGCCGACCAGCCGGCTCTGGAAGGCCAATGAGGATCACCTTGATGCCACGGCGCTGTTCCGTCCCCTGCTGGATACGGGGCGGTGGATCCCCTTCCTGCGGGCCGGCGTCGGGGCCTCCCGGCTGCAGAATCCGCTATCCCTGAGCGGGGCCACCACCACCCGCCTGAACCTCCTTGCCGCGGCGGGCACCCAGGTGATCCTCAGCCCGCGGGCCCTGGGCACCCTGGAACTGCGCACCACCACGGTGGAAAGCTCCACCCGGAGACAGGAACTCGCCGCGCTGGTCGGGCTGGGCTACCGTTGGGGCGGCAAGGCTCCGGCTGCTCCGGCACCGGTGGTTGCTCCCGCTCCCGAATCAAAGCCGACGCCTGCGCCGGTTCCGCCGCCCACCGCTCCCGAGCCGGTGGTCGTGCCGCCCCCTGCACCCGCACCGGCACCCGCTGCTCCTCCTCCGCCCCCGGTCCCTGAACCAGTGCCAGCTCCTCTGCCCGTCAAGTTCGTTCTCGGGGATGCCGTCCTGCATTTCGCCAACAACGGCTCGGAGTTGAGTCCGGAGGGCATGGAAGCCGTCCAGGCGGTCGCCCGGCAGCTGCAGGCCTACCCCGGTGCCTACACCCTGATGGTCAGTGGCCACACCTCCAGCCTGGGCGGCAACGCCCACAACCAGGCGCTGAGCAAGCGCCGCGCCGAGGCCGTGGCCAGGCTCCTGGCCGGGGCCGGCATTCCCGCGGATCGCATCTTCACCGTGGGGCGCGGGCCGGATGTCCCCATCGCCGACAACAAGACCCGGGAAGGCCAGAGCCGGAACCGCCGCGTGGAGATCGACGTCAAGACCACCGAGGCCGTGGAGAGGGTCCACAAGGCCACCGGCA contains these protein-coding regions:
- a CDS encoding OmpA family protein — protein: MRTAVSTLMLALAANLSAAGPVAPAQEFNWVQGQLAYLSQQNSACMKDSPGFGLGGGQWFMPRWGWEATFLHGRLEPTSRLWKANEDHLDATALFRPLLDTGRWIPFLRAGVGASRLQNPLSLSGATTTRLNLLAAAGTQVILSPRALGTLELRTTTVESSTRRQELAALVGLGYRWGGKAPAAPAPVVAPAPESKPTPAPVPPPTAPEPVVVPPPAPAPAPAAPPPPPVPEPVPAPLPVKFVLGDAVLHFANNGSELSPEGMEAVQAVARQLQAYPGAYTLMVSGHTSSLGGNAHNQALSKRRAEAVARLLAGAGIPADRIFTVGRGPDVPIADNKTREGQSRNRRVEIDVKTTEAVERVHKATGIVDLPVQPKAPAKAGKARPKPQPKH